A window from Dromaius novaehollandiae isolate bDroNov1 chromosome 1, bDroNov1.hap1, whole genome shotgun sequence encodes these proteins:
- the LOC112988218 gene encoding sodium/myo-inositol cotransporter isoform X1: MRASLETADIAIVALYFVLVMCIGFFAMWKYNRSTVSGYFLAGRSMTWVAIGASLFVSNIGSEHFIGLAGSGAASGFAVGAWEFNALMLLQLLGWVFVPVYIRSGVYTMPEYLSKRFGGHRIQIYFAALSLILYIFTKLSVDLYSGALFIQESLGWNLYLSVILLIGMTALLTVTGGLVAVIYTDTLQALLMIIGALTLMIISITEVGGFEEVKKRYMLASPNITSILLTYNISNTNSCNVNPKPDALKMLREPTDEDIPWPGFLLGQTPASVWYWCADQVIVQRVLAAKNIAHAKGSTLMAGFLKLLPMFIIVVPGMISRILFADDIACINPEHCFQVCGSRAGCSNIAYPRLVMKLVPVGLRGLMMAVMIAALMSDLDSIFNSASTIFTLDVYKLIRKSATSRELMIVGRVFVAFMVVISIAWVPIIVEMQGGQMYLYIQEVADYLTPPVAALFLMGIFWKRCNEQGAFYGGMAGFALGAIRLVLAFIYRAPECNQPDTRPSFIKNIHYMYVATALFWITGIVTVIVSLLTPPPTKEQVRTTTFWALKNRSVKENTAKGELYKVQEKSILKCNENANHIIPNGKSEENLKNIKPEDINLLVTCRDDSNPVISVSHSEVETPVDCYSNGQVALMGEKKHEEETDDRERHLKFIDWFCGFKSKSMNKRAVREIEEETVCLQMLEETPKVKLLLNTGLVCVCSLGIFMFVYFSL; the protein is encoded by the coding sequence atgAGGGCTTCTTTGGAAACAGCAGACATTGCCATTGTGGCACTGTACTTCGTGCTTGTAATGTGCATAGGTTTTTTTGCCATGTGGAAATACAATCGAAGCACCGTAAGTGGCTACTTCTTGGCAGGGCGTTCTATGACCTGGGTAGCTATTGGTGCATCTTTATTTGTGAGCAATATTGGAAGTGAACATTTCATTGGGCTCGCAGGATCTGGAGCGGCGAGTGGATTTGCAGTAGGTGCATGGGAATTCAACGCCTTAATGCTTTTGCAGCTTTTAGGATGGGTCTTCGTCCCTGTCTACATCCGGTCAGGAGTATACACCATGCCTGAATACTTGTCCAAGCGTTTTGGAGGGCAtagaattcaaatatattttgcagcATTGTCTCTAATTCTTTATATCTTCACCAAACTTTCAGTTGACTTGTATTCAGGGGCACTTTTTATCCAAGAATCGCTAGGTTGGAACCTCTATTTGTCAGTTATCCTCCTTATTGGAATGACTGCGCTGTTGACTGTGACTGGAGGTCTTGTGGCTGTCATCTACACAGACACGCTTCAAGCTCTGCTTATGATTATTGGTGCCCTCACACTTATGATCATAAGTATTACGGAGGTTGGTGGGTttgaagaagttaaaaaaaggtACATGTTAGCATCACCAAATATTACGTCTATTTTGTTAACCTACAACATTTCCAATACCAATTCCTGCAATGTCAACCCAAAGCCTGATGCTCTTAAAATGTTGCGTGAGCCAACAGATGAAGATATTCCCTGGCCTGGATTTCTGTTGGGACAGACTCCAGCTTCTGTCTGGTACTGGTGTGCTGATCAAGTCATAGTGCAGAGAGTTTTAGCAGCAAAAAACATTGCTCATGCCAAAGGATCCACTCTGATGGCAGGCTTCTTAAAGTTACTGCCAATGTTTATTATAGTTGTCCCAGGGATGATTTCACGAATACTTTTTGCAGATGATATCGCCTGTATTAATCCAGAACACTGTTTTCAAGTCTGCGGAAGCAGAGCTGGATGCTCTAACATTGCCTACCCACGTTTGGTGATGAAACTTGTGCCAGTTGGTCTGCGAGGACTTATGATGGCCGTGATGATTGCTGCACTGATGAGTGACTTGGACTCTATATTCAACAGTGCCAGCACCATATTTACGCTTGATGTCTACAAGCTTATTCGGAAGAGCGCGACGTCTAGAGAACTGATGATTGTAGGAAGAGTCTTTGTGGCTTTCATGGTAGTTATAAGCATTGCCTGGGTTCCCATAATAGTAGAAATGCAAGGAGGTCAGATGTACCTGTATATTCAAGAGGTGGCAGACTATTTGACTCCACCGGTGGCTGCTCTGTTTCTTATGGGTATCTTTTGGAAGCGTTGCAATGAACAGGGGGCGTTCTATGGTGGAATGGCTGGGTTTGCTCTTGGAGCAATACGGTTGGTACTGGCATTTATCTATCGTGCTCCAGAGTGTAACCAGCCGGATACTAGGCCCAGCTTTATCAAAAATATCCATTACATGTATGTTGCTACCGCTCTGTTCTGGATCACTGGAATTGTGACCGTAATAGTAAGCCTACTTACACCGCCACCTACAAAGGAGCAGGTTCGAACGACCACTTTTTGggctctgaaaaacagaagtgtgaAAGAGAATACTGCAAAGGGGGAGCTGTACAAAGTACAAGAAAAGAGCATCTTAAAATGCAATGAAAACGCTAATCATATCATTCCAAATGGCAAATCTgaagaaaatcttaaaaatattaagCCTGAGGATATCAATCTTCTGGTAACTTGCAGAGATGACAGCAACCCGGTGATTTCTGTAAGTCACTCTGAAGTCGAGACACCAGTTGATTGTTATTCGAATGGACAAGTGGCTTTGATGGGTGAGAAAAAGCACGAGGAAGAAACTGATGATAGAGAGAGACATTTGAAATTCATAGACTGGTTCTGTGGCTTTAAaagtaaaagcatgaacaagaGAGCTGTTCGGGAGATCGAGGAAGAGACTGTTTGTTTACAAATGCTGGAAGAGACTCCAAAAGTTAAACTATTACTAAATACTGGACTGGTCTGTGTCTGTTCGCTTGGAATATTCATGTTTGTCTATTTCTCTTTGTGA